The proteins below come from a single Methanothrix thermoacetophila PT genomic window:
- a CDS encoding IS1634-like element ISMth2 family transposase, producing the protein METDTRSLDHLGIVAAVFDRLGIADVIDSRMPKLRQHKLEHSVIVKAMVLNGLGFVGQRLYLFPEFYERLPVERLLGDGVNASDLNDDAIGRTLDAIYEQGATDLFNEIALKVMGELELGVQRLHADTTSFSVHGSYEGFNGGRSIEITLGHSKDSRMDLKQFVLSLVTNQDGIPLFAKAHSGNASDRNTIIESFLKIKSGLNLEDCAYYIADSAVYTEPNIRMLGREMKWITRVPATIKECEMLLDSDVEMVECRDARYRCFSTTSDYGGVQQKWVLYQSEPMRDLKAERFENHLEKDGTKARRSLAKLKRREFACEADALKETELWARDHPLYRFSHISLKKVCKRADKKRGRPKNGEKLIEIYFIDADIELDQEKVEKTKSRLGRFIIATNDLNIDPDTLLSYYKGQQEVERGFRFLKDKSFRVAEVYLKKEERIEALAMIMVLSLMIYSVAEWLIRKRLQESNQSIPNQLKKPTQKPTLKWIAFMFLGVTEVNIWLCGEKHQKIANLNENTLKIIKLFGPECEKYYGMER; encoded by the coding sequence ATGGAGACAGACACGCGATCGCTGGATCATTTGGGGATAGTTGCGGCGGTTTTCGACCGGCTTGGCATAGCGGATGTTATAGATTCGCGTATGCCGAAGTTGAGGCAGCACAAGCTGGAACATTCGGTGATTGTTAAGGCGATGGTTCTGAACGGTCTTGGTTTTGTGGGTCAGAGGTTGTACCTGTTTCCGGAGTTCTACGAGAGGCTGCCTGTTGAGAGGCTTCTTGGGGATGGAGTTAACGCATCTGATTTGAACGATGATGCGATAGGCAGGACGCTGGATGCGATTTATGAGCAAGGTGCTACGGATCTTTTCAACGAGATAGCGTTGAAGGTGATGGGAGAGCTCGAGCTTGGAGTCCAGAGGTTGCACGCAGACACCACAAGCTTCAGCGTTCATGGCAGCTATGAGGGTTTCAATGGCGGTAGATCGATTGAGATAACGTTGGGCCATTCGAAGGACAGCCGGATGGATCTGAAACAGTTTGTTCTCAGTCTTGTGACGAACCAGGACGGTATACCGCTTTTTGCAAAAGCGCATTCAGGTAACGCATCCGACAGGAACACGATCATAGAGTCGTTTTTAAAGATCAAATCCGGACTCAACCTTGAAGACTGCGCGTATTACATAGCAGACAGTGCAGTCTACACCGAGCCCAACATCAGGATGCTCGGCAGGGAGATGAAATGGATAACACGTGTCCCGGCCACGATAAAGGAGTGTGAGATGCTTCTTGACAGCGATGTTGAGATGGTTGAGTGTCGCGACGCCAGGTACAGATGCTTCTCGACGACCTCTGATTACGGCGGAGTACAGCAGAAGTGGGTCCTTTACCAGTCAGAACCGATGCGAGATCTCAAGGCAGAGAGGTTCGAGAATCATCTTGAAAAGGACGGGACAAAAGCAAGACGGTCTCTGGCAAAACTGAAACGGCGTGAGTTCGCATGCGAAGCAGACGCACTGAAAGAAACTGAACTGTGGGCCAGAGACCATCCGCTCTACAGGTTCAGCCATATCTCTCTCAAAAAGGTCTGCAAACGAGCAGATAAAAAACGAGGACGACCTAAAAACGGCGAAAAACTCATCGAAATATATTTTATAGACGCGGATATCGAACTCGACCAGGAAAAAGTCGAAAAAACGAAATCCAGGCTCGGAAGGTTTATAATCGCAACTAACGACCTCAATATCGACCCTGATACACTACTCAGCTACTATAAAGGACAGCAAGAGGTAGAACGCGGATTCAGGTTCCTCAAAGACAAAAGCTTCCGAGTCGCAGAGGTCTACCTCAAAAAAGAAGAACGCATCGAAGCTCTCGCCATGATCATGGTCCTCTCACTCATGATCTATTCCGTGGCAGAGTGGCTGATCAGAAAAAGGTTGCAAGAATCAAATCAATCCATACCAAATCAGCTGAAGAAACCCACACAAAAACCAACTCTCAAGTGGATCGCGTTCATGTTCCTCGGTGTCACCGAAGTCAACATATGGCTGTGCGGCGAGAAACACCAGAAAATCGCTAACCTCAACGAGAATACTTTGAAAATAATAAAACTGTTTGGACCAGAATGCGAAAAATACTACGGAATGGAGCGTTAA
- the larB gene encoding nickel pincer cofactor biosynthesis protein LarB, translating to MTGLRDILERFSRREIDLEEALSRIRLLSYREVGSIAKIDHMREDRIDVPEAILAEGKRPDDLARIALEHLESTGKVIVTRVSDAHLSALRSIDLPENAELMWYENAKAVLLKAGQIERTGGKVGILSAGTADIPVAEEARVTAEAMGCEVLTEYDVGVAGIHRLFPAMKRMAGVDAMVVAAGREGTLPAVVAGLTDAPVIGLPVSTGYGAGGNGIAALLSMLQSCSVLVVVNIDAGFVAGAFAARIANRIARRKHSGSRQH from the coding sequence GTGACCGGGCTGCGCGATATTCTCGAGAGGTTCTCGAGGAGAGAGATTGATTTAGAGGAGGCGCTGAGCAGGATAAGGCTTCTAAGCTACAGAGAGGTCGGATCGATCGCAAAGATAGATCACATGCGTGAGGACAGGATAGATGTGCCCGAGGCGATTCTTGCAGAGGGAAAAAGGCCAGATGATCTTGCAAGGATTGCGCTGGAGCATCTCGAATCCACAGGCAAGGTCATAGTGACGAGGGTCTCCGATGCGCATCTCAGCGCTCTGCGATCGATCGATCTCCCAGAGAACGCTGAGCTGATGTGGTATGAGAATGCAAAAGCGGTTCTTCTCAAAGCAGGCCAGATCGAGAGGACGGGTGGGAAAGTAGGAATACTCAGCGCCGGGACCGCGGACATACCGGTCGCGGAGGAGGCCAGGGTCACGGCAGAGGCGATGGGCTGCGAGGTCCTGACCGAATATGATGTCGGCGTCGCAGGCATCCACCGCCTCTTTCCGGCGATGAAAAGGATGGCGGGAGTGGATGCAATGGTCGTCGCTGCCGGCCGTGAGGGGACGCTTCCGGCTGTTGTTGCTGGACTGACAGACGCTCCTGTAATAGGCCTTCCCGTCTCCACGGGCTACGGTGCTGGCGGAAACGGGATCGCAGCGCTCCTCTCGATGCTCCAGTCCTGCTCTGTGCTTGTGGTGGTCAACATAGATGCTGGCTTCGTCGCGGGCGCATTTGCAGCCAGGATAGCAAACAGGATCGCCAGGAGAAAACATTCCGGATCCAGGCAGCATTGA
- a CDS encoding DUF169 domain-containing protein — translation MHREQSTIQDLSRALAQQFDLKVRPLCVYGSHFAPKEGIHASTVTNCIASAMFRLAKGAIHGQLYVADVKGRPVCRCVGGRTWFGFSSHFDSSLCEQMVSKALKADIATAAETFRSVGKISPIGRYVVISCCEDLHEDPGVRCIACFAEAAKIRDMCNSVHFHAREILGHISVPWGPSCATLVTYPAGMAENVPQDCIFLGPVDPSAKEWLPDGYLALGIPIDIARMLIL, via the coding sequence ATGCATCGAGAGCAATCGACCATACAAGATCTATCTCGTGCTCTTGCTCAACAGTTCGATCTAAAGGTGCGCCCTCTCTGCGTTTACGGGTCGCATTTCGCGCCAAAAGAGGGCATTCACGCATCTACTGTCACCAATTGCATTGCATCTGCTATGTTCAGGCTGGCAAAGGGTGCGATTCACGGCCAGCTGTACGTCGCGGATGTTAAGGGTCGACCTGTTTGCAGGTGTGTGGGCGGACGGACCTGGTTCGGTTTCAGCAGCCATTTTGATTCTTCTTTGTGCGAGCAGATGGTAAGTAAAGCGTTAAAGGCAGATATAGCAACAGCGGCAGAGACCTTCAGGAGTGTGGGCAAGATCAGTCCGATCGGAAGGTATGTTGTGATCAGCTGCTGCGAAGATCTCCATGAGGATCCGGGAGTGAGGTGCATTGCGTGCTTTGCAGAAGCGGCGAAGATCAGGGATATGTGTAACTCCGTTCACTTTCATGCCAGGGAGATACTTGGTCATATATCAGTCCCTTGGGGCCCATCATGTGCGACGCTCGTGACATATCCGGCAGGTATGGCTGAGAATGTTCCGCAGGACTGTATCTTTTTAGGACCTGTAGACCCATCTGCGAAGGAGTGGCTGCCAGACGGATATCTGGCGCTGGGTATACCGATAGATATCGCAAGAATGTTAATACTATGA